The following are encoded in a window of Chryseobacterium sp. genomic DNA:
- a CDS encoding papain-like cysteine protease family protein, whose protein sequence is MKNDFKNALMGFFALLLILSSCCKPETLGNVANTLRPQETNNWCWAATTQMLAQHFAISVTQCSLANHRFSMNNCCTPQNQGSNCPKNSACNKPGWLELDFAGLKFTETNTALSWDALKKQIFCAKKPMGYAYGTPGVVGHVLVIKGYITLNGTRYLALNDPWAPCSGQERFITYEEYENPPGTSTHWSTWYDIAKK, encoded by the coding sequence ATGAAAAATGATTTCAAAAACGCGTTGATGGGATTTTTTGCCTTGCTGCTCATCCTAAGCAGCTGCTGTAAACCGGAAACCCTCGGTAATGTGGCTAATACTCTGCGTCCGCAGGAAACCAACAACTGGTGCTGGGCGGCTACCACGCAAATGCTTGCCCAGCATTTTGCAATCAGTGTAACACAATGCAGCCTTGCCAATCACCGATTCAGCATGAATAACTGCTGTACACCTCAGAATCAGGGGAGCAATTGTCCAAAAAACTCGGCGTGCAACAAGCCGGGCTGGCTGGAGCTGGATTTTGCAGGTTTGAAATTCACGGAAACCAATACCGCACTTAGCTGGGATGCCCTGAAAAAACAGATCTTCTGTGCTAAAAAACCTATGGGCTACGCTTATGGCACTCCCGGTGTTGTAGGGCATGTACTTGTGATAAAAGGATATATTACCCTGAATGGTACGCGCTATCTGGCCCTGAACGATCCATGGGCACCCTGCTCGGGCCAGGAAAGGTTCATCACCTATGAAGAATACGAGAACCCTCCCGGGACTTCAACACACTGGTCTACCTGGTACGATATCGCTAAGAAATAA
- the mfd gene encoding transcription-repair coupling factor, whose product MELKNISESLLPELLRLNFGETLFSELDKNRAVTVKGFAGSAPSLLAAEYFFVHKKNLLFLVNDKEEGLYITAEMEELVGQENVLYFPPSYLEPYQVEKVQNANLVLRTEVLNSLSSSTKPRVIVAPFAALSEKVLQQEDFKAITHTIKVRDLLDFDFILELLTQYEFHQTDFVSEPGEFSVRGGILDVFSYSAEQPYRITFFGSEVESIKVFDLETQLSKSSVPEFQLVSNMNFTASGTKVSFFSLLPADSVVFSKDAYLGIKRIRDFFARAEQNFSELSTALKHKPPAELFISETELTERITSFPVIDFTAQQIFTSGVFQLSQQPQPVFHKNFEMLARDLKEKKEMGYQTWISFSSEKQMERLESILEELNHDVSFRPFKSELHAGFVDADLKVSVYTDHQIFDRFQRFKAKNNFAKSEQLTLKDLLSLKVGDYIAHIDHGIGKFMGLVKINNNGKVQECFKLVYKNQDLLYVSIHSLDKISKYNGPDGKEIVLSKLGSPAWKSLKQKTKAKVKQIAFDLIKLYAQRKSAKGFSYAPDSYLQNELEASFIYEDTPDQEKATQDVKKDMEAQTVMDRLVCGDVGFGKTEVAIRAAFKAATDGKQVAMLVPTTILAFQHYRSFQERLKDFPVAISYMNRFRTAKQKAETLAGLKDGKIDIVIGTHQLVSDKVKFKDLGLLIIDEEHKFGVSVKDKLKTMKANVDTLTLTATPIPRTLQFSLMAARDLSVIKTPPPNRQPVETHIVGFDEELIRDAVSYEIQRDGQVFFINNRIENLKDIAGLIQRLVPDAKVITGHGQMEGKQLEQNVLDFMNGKYDVLVSTTIVESGVDVPNANTIFINDAQRFGMADLHQMRGRVGRSNRKAFCYLITPPFDMVTSDARKRLEAIEQFSDLGSGFQIAMKDLEIRGAGDLLGAEQSGFINEMGFETYQKIMQEALEELQHNEEFEDLFENEEDRRKLISATKEVNIDTDLELMLPDSYVQSTEERLSLYQRLAEVKSAAELAVFENELKDRFGNLPQEARNLLKSVELKWLAAEVGFDKLIVKNGVFLGYFPANPQDRFYQSDKFRHIITYLTQNPAEATLKEKSTNEGTQLMMRKEKVKNVDEVTAVLERILN is encoded by the coding sequence ATGGAATTAAAAAACATCAGCGAAAGTTTACTCCCGGAACTTCTGCGGCTGAATTTCGGTGAAACACTTTTTTCAGAACTTGACAAAAACAGGGCGGTCACTGTAAAAGGATTTGCCGGCTCTGCACCATCTTTACTCGCTGCCGAATATTTTTTCGTACATAAGAAAAACCTCCTTTTCCTCGTGAATGACAAAGAAGAGGGACTTTATATTACTGCCGAGATGGAAGAGCTGGTGGGTCAGGAGAACGTTCTCTATTTTCCACCGTCCTATCTTGAGCCTTATCAGGTGGAGAAAGTTCAGAATGCAAACCTTGTTTTAAGGACTGAAGTTCTGAATTCTCTGAGTTCATCGACTAAACCACGTGTAATTGTGGCCCCGTTTGCTGCACTGAGTGAGAAAGTACTTCAGCAGGAAGATTTCAAGGCGATAACGCATACGATAAAGGTGAGAGACCTTCTGGATTTTGATTTTATACTGGAGCTTCTGACTCAGTACGAATTTCATCAGACCGATTTTGTGTCGGAGCCCGGTGAATTTTCTGTACGAGGCGGGATTCTGGATGTCTTTTCATATTCGGCCGAACAGCCATACCGTATCACCTTTTTCGGAAGTGAAGTTGAAAGTATTAAGGTGTTTGATCTTGAAACCCAGCTTTCCAAATCGTCGGTTCCGGAGTTTCAGTTGGTGTCCAACATGAATTTCACGGCGTCCGGTACCAAGGTTTCCTTTTTCAGCCTGTTGCCTGCCGATTCTGTTGTTTTTTCAAAGGATGCCTACCTTGGCATTAAAAGGATCCGTGACTTTTTTGCCAGGGCCGAGCAAAATTTCAGTGAACTCAGTACGGCTCTGAAACATAAGCCGCCGGCAGAACTTTTTATTTCTGAGACTGAACTTACCGAAAGGATAACCTCTTTCCCTGTTATCGATTTTACTGCACAACAAATCTTTACTTCCGGAGTATTCCAACTGAGCCAACAGCCGCAGCCGGTTTTCCACAAAAACTTTGAGATGCTTGCGCGGGATCTGAAGGAAAAGAAGGAGATGGGATATCAAACCTGGATTTCCTTTTCATCGGAGAAGCAGATGGAGAGGCTTGAAAGCATTTTGGAAGAACTGAACCACGATGTATCATTCCGCCCATTTAAAAGTGAGCTTCACGCTGGCTTCGTGGATGCTGACCTAAAGGTTTCGGTATATACAGATCACCAGATATTTGACCGCTTTCAGCGCTTTAAAGCGAAAAATAACTTCGCGAAATCTGAACAGCTCACCCTCAAAGATCTTCTTTCCCTGAAGGTAGGTGATTATATTGCCCATATTGACCATGGAATTGGAAAATTCATGGGTCTGGTAAAGATAAACAACAACGGCAAAGTGCAGGAATGCTTTAAACTCGTATACAAGAATCAGGATTTGCTCTATGTAAGTATTCATTCGCTGGATAAGATCTCCAAGTACAACGGCCCCGACGGCAAAGAGATCGTGTTGTCCAAACTGGGCTCGCCGGCCTGGAAATCCCTGAAGCAGAAAACCAAAGCCAAGGTAAAGCAGATCGCCTTTGACCTTATAAAACTTTATGCACAGCGGAAATCGGCCAAAGGATTCAGTTACGCACCTGATTCCTATCTTCAGAATGAGCTTGAAGCCAGCTTTATCTATGAGGATACGCCGGACCAGGAGAAAGCTACCCAGGATGTAAAGAAAGATATGGAGGCGCAAACCGTAATGGACCGTCTGGTTTGCGGAGATGTAGGTTTCGGTAAGACTGAGGTAGCCATCCGTGCCGCTTTCAAAGCAGCTACCGACGGAAAGCAGGTGGCAATGCTTGTTCCTACGACCATCCTGGCTTTCCAGCACTACAGGAGTTTTCAGGAGAGGCTTAAAGATTTCCCGGTCGCAATTTCCTACATGAACCGGTTCCGGACGGCCAAACAGAAAGCTGAGACACTGGCGGGTCTTAAGGACGGCAAAATCGATATTGTAATCGGGACGCATCAGTTGGTTTCGGATAAGGTTAAATTTAAAGACCTCGGTCTGCTGATTATTGACGAGGAACATAAATTCGGGGTATCTGTTAAGGATAAGCTAAAGACGATGAAGGCAAATGTGGATACCTTGACGCTTACAGCTACTCCGATTCCGCGGACCCTTCAGTTTTCCCTGATGGCTGCGAGGGATCTTTCTGTAATCAAGACTCCACCACCAAACCGTCAACCTGTGGAAACTCATATTGTAGGTTTTGATGAAGAGCTGATCCGGGATGCGGTTTCCTATGAAATACAGCGGGACGGTCAGGTATTTTTCATCAATAACAGGATAGAGAATTTGAAGGATATTGCCGGACTCATCCAGAGGCTGGTGCCCGATGCTAAGGTGATCACCGGACACGGCCAGATGGAAGGCAAACAACTGGAACAAAATGTCCTGGATTTCATGAACGGTAAATATGATGTGCTGGTCTCCACCACAATCGTGGAAAGTGGGGTAGATGTTCCCAATGCCAATACCATCTTCATCAATGATGCGCAGCGTTTTGGGATGGCAGACCTGCATCAGATGCGCGGACGTGTAGGCCGGAGTAACCGCAAGGCATTCTGCTACCTTATTACGCCACCGTTTGATATGGTAACCTCCGATGCACGCAAGCGGCTGGAGGCAATTGAGCAGTTTTCGGACCTGGGCAGCGGCTTCCAGATTGCCATGAAGGATCTTGAGATCCGTGGTGCCGGTGATCTTTTGGGTGCCGAGCAAAGTGGATTCATTAACGAGATGGGTTTTGAGACTTACCAGAAAATCATGCAGGAAGCTCTGGAGGAACTCCAGCATAATGAAGAATTTGAAGATCTTTTTGAGAATGAAGAAGACCGCCGGAAACTGATCAGTGCCACTAAAGAGGTAAATATTGACACAGACCTTGAGCTGATGCTGCCGGACAGCTACGTGCAGAGTACGGAAGAAAGACTGAGCCTGTACCAGAGACTCGCGGAAGTGAAGTCGGCCGCAGAACTGGCTGTATTTGAAAATGAACTGAAAGACAGGTTTGGTAATTTACCGCAGGAAGCCCGTAACCTCCTGAAGTCGGTTGAGCTGAAATGGCTTGCCGCTGAGGTTGGGTTTGACAAGTTAATAGTGAAGAACGGCGTATTCCTGGGTTACTTTCCGGCGAATCCGCAAGACAGGTTTTATCAGAGCGATAAATTCCGCCACATCATCACTTATCTGACTCAAAATCCGGCGGAGGCAACATTGAAGGAAAAGAGTACTAACGAGGGTACGCAGTTAATGATGCGAAAGGAAAAGGTTAAAAACGTAGATGAAGTAACTGCGGTATTGGAAAGAATTTTAAATTAA